The following proteins come from a genomic window of Nitrospirota bacterium:
- a CDS encoding NAD-dependent epimerase/dehydratase family protein, with product MEASIREKKILIVGGTGFIGRHLAVRCLKDTHFVTCIGLSAGKSFSKDMEFIHADISDKKQLQAVLRDKSFDYVFNLGGYIDHTAYFKGGRRLIESHFIGLMNLIDCLNKEELKGFVQIGSSDEYGNAPAPQKEYMRESPISPYSFAKTAASHFIQMLSNTEGFPGVVLRLFLVYGPGQDEKRFLPQIITAFLRNESVETTGGKQLRDFCYIDDVIDGIIKAAVTDGANGKIINIASGIPMSIRDMINKVAHLIGKGRAVFGARPYRHGENMELFADITSARKTLQWSPSVSVDEGLRKTIEYYKNQQL from the coding sequence ATGGAAGCATCTATCAGAGAAAAGAAAATTCTAATTGTTGGAGGGACCGGCTTTATTGGAAGGCATCTCGCTGTGAGGTGTTTGAAAGATACCCATTTTGTTACTTGTATCGGGCTGAGCGCGGGAAAATCCTTTTCAAAGGATATGGAATTTATTCATGCTGACATTTCCGATAAAAAGCAGCTGCAGGCTGTTCTTCGTGATAAATCATTTGATTATGTTTTCAATCTTGGAGGCTATATAGATCATACAGCTTATTTTAAAGGGGGGCGGAGGCTTATAGAATCCCATTTTATCGGGTTGATGAATCTCATTGATTGTCTTAATAAGGAGGAGCTTAAGGGTTTTGTTCAGATAGGAAGCAGTGACGAGTATGGCAATGCGCCTGCACCGCAAAAAGAATATATGAGGGAATCTCCCATTTCTCCTTATTCTTTTGCAAAAACTGCCGCATCTCATTTTATACAGATGCTGTCTAATACCGAAGGCTTCCCCGGCGTGGTATTGAGGCTTTTTCTTGTTTACGGCCCAGGACAGGATGAAAAAAGATTTCTTCCTCAAATTATCACCGCTTTTTTGAGGAATGAATCCGTAGAAACTACTGGCGGAAAGCAGTTAAGAGATTTCTGCTATATTGATGATGTGATAGACGGCATAATTAAAGCTGCTGTGACTGATGGGGCTAATGGCAAGATAATTAATATCGCTTCCGGTATCCCAATGAGCATAAGGGATATGATCAATAAAGTTGCGCATCTCATTGGCAAGGGCAGGGCTGTTTTCGGGGCGCGTCCTTACCGGCATGGGGAAAACATGGAGCTTTTTGCTGACATAACTTCAGCAAGGAAGACGTTGCAATGGTCGCCATCCGTTTCTGTTGACGAAGGTTTACGAAAGACTATAGAATACTACAAAAACCAACAGCTATGA
- the rfbF gene encoding glucose-1-phosphate cytidylyltransferase, with product MNEVIILCGGKGTRLSEETETRPKPMVEIGGKPILWHIMKHYASFGYNRFILALGYRGEYIKNYFYNYRMLSSDFTLVMHPEESPQIHGVSDEADWEITFVDTGMNTLKGGRIKRVEQYVKSDIFHITYGDGLSNVNIKEIEQFHVQHGKIGTVTGVHPPSRFGEMKIDGDDVVHFEEKPQLSSGIINGGFFVSDRRLFNYVTVEENCDFEFGPLQKLASEGELKVYKHEGFWQCMDTARDKDYLNKLWDSGNPPWKR from the coding sequence ATGAATGAGGTAATTATATTATGCGGCGGTAAAGGCACCCGTCTCAGTGAGGAGACTGAGACAAGGCCGAAGCCTATGGTTGAGATAGGCGGCAAACCCATCTTGTGGCATATCATGAAGCATTACGCATCTTTTGGCTATAATCGTTTCATACTTGCTTTGGGCTATCGCGGCGAATACATAAAGAATTATTTTTATAATTACCGGATGCTCTCAAGTGACTTTACGCTCGTAATGCATCCAGAAGAATCTCCTCAAATACATGGAGTGAGCGATGAGGCCGACTGGGAAATAACCTTTGTGGATACAGGCATGAATACATTGAAAGGCGGAAGAATTAAGCGTGTCGAGCAATATGTAAAGAGCGATATATTTCATATTACTTATGGCGATGGATTGAGCAATGTCAATATTAAGGAGATAGAGCAGTTTCATGTACAACATGGAAAAATTGGGACTGTTACCGGAGTCCATCCTCCTTCAAGGTTCGGCGAAATGAAAATAGACGGCGACGATGTAGTCCACTTTGAAGAAAAACCGCAATTAAGCTCGGGAATAATTAACGGCGGGTTTTTTGTGTCTGACCGGCGGCTGTTTAATTATGTTACGGTGGAAGAAAACTGCGATTTTGAGTTTGGCCCTTTGCAGAAACTTGCATCAGAAGGCGAACTGAAGGTTTATAAACATGAAGGGTTCTGGCAGTGTATGGATACAGCGCGTGATAAGGACTATCTTAACAAGCTATGGGATTCCGGCAATCCGCCATGGAAAAGATGA
- a CDS encoding NTP transferase domain-containing protein → MQAVILAGGLGTRLMPFTEIIPKPLLPIGEKSILEIQINRLKMHGFDEIILATNYKSEYIENFFGDGSKLGVKLVISKEEMPLGTCGPLSLLKDSLKEPFMVMNGDILTTADFTKLYQFACAIDSEFIVVTKEIITPFEFGNVYSKGNFVYQVEEKPNIKNEIIAGIYVLKPPVLNLIPENKYFGMDDLIKTMLAKGLPVAKYLLDEYWLDIGRIDDYKKAEIAYSSHFKNQE, encoded by the coding sequence ATGCAGGCAGTTATCTTAGCAGGGGGGCTTGGAACCCGTTTAATGCCTTTCACAGAAATTATTCCTAAGCCGCTATTGCCGATCGGCGAGAAATCTATACTGGAAATTCAAATCAACAGATTGAAAATGCACGGTTTTGACGAGATTATTCTTGCCACTAACTATAAATCGGAATATATAGAGAACTTTTTTGGCGATGGATCGAAATTAGGCGTTAAGCTTGTGATAAGCAAGGAAGAGATGCCGTTAGGGACCTGCGGCCCGTTAAGTTTGCTGAAAGACAGCTTAAAAGAGCCCTTCATGGTTATGAACGGGGATATCCTGACAACAGCCGATTTTACAAAACTCTATCAATTTGCTTGTGCTATTGATTCTGAATTTATTGTTGTTACCAAGGAAATCATTACGCCGTTTGAATTTGGCAATGTATACAGCAAAGGGAATTTTGTTTATCAGGTTGAAGAAAAACCAAATATTAAGAACGAAATTATTGCTGGCATCTATGTGCTGAAACCTCCTGTCCTTAATTTGATTCCAGAGAATAAGTATTTTGGTATGGATGATCTCATTAAGACTATGCTTGCAAAGGGCCTGCCTGTGGCAAAATATCTTCTGGACGAATATTGGCTCGATATCGGGAGAATAGACGACTATAAGAAAGCAGAGATAGCATATAGCAGTCACTTTAAAAATCAAGAATGA
- a CDS encoding NAD-dependent epimerase/dehydratase family protein encodes MMEHREEILSFYRDKKVLVAGGAGFIGSNLSKELVKCGAKVGIIDGFVEHTGASRENIQSILSEIELYDSRIEDIASLQEIVERFEFIIDSMALTPHNFGVSYPLLDIQINLLSHLHLINALKGTEDKKLIYLGSRGQYGQGAGIITEETPQVPIDPQGINKMAAESYFKFYGKKYGFSAASLRIANCFGENQRVTGDDVGLVGSFIRDILNGKTVEIYGDEFRHKNLVYVKDLVKIILEFGMHDFKGFEAYNIAGLRVSLKNLLEAIIEIAGKGRYVVKSFPDAIRHIDTGEAEFSDSKIKNKVGGFELHDLKKSLTNTIKYFEKQISTEGRDDLAV; translated from the coding sequence ATGATGGAGCATAGAGAGGAGATTCTAAGTTTTTATCGGGACAAAAAGGTATTGGTAGCCGGTGGAGCGGGTTTTATCGGCAGCAATCTGTCGAAAGAGCTTGTTAAATGCGGAGCAAAAGTCGGGATAATAGATGGATTTGTTGAGCATACAGGCGCAAGCAGAGAGAATATTCAATCAATCTTAAGTGAAATTGAGCTATACGATTCCCGTATTGAGGATATTGCTTCGCTGCAAGAAATAGTAGAACGGTTTGAGTTTATTATTGATTCTATGGCTCTGACGCCTCACAATTTTGGCGTCAGCTATCCGCTTCTTGATATTCAGATTAATCTTCTTTCCCATCTTCATCTAATCAATGCACTCAAAGGAACAGAGGACAAAAAATTGATTTACCTTGGTTCACGGGGGCAATACGGGCAAGGCGCCGGGATTATTACAGAAGAAACGCCTCAGGTCCCGATTGATCCGCAAGGTATAAATAAGATGGCAGCAGAGAGTTACTTTAAGTTTTACGGTAAAAAATACGGTTTCAGTGCCGCAAGCCTGAGGATTGCTAACTGTTTCGGCGAAAACCAGAGGGTTACCGGTGATGATGTAGGGCTTGTCGGTTCTTTCATAAGGGATATTCTTAACGGGAAGACTGTAGAAATATATGGGGATGAGTTCAGACACAAAAATCTGGTATATGTAAAAGACCTGGTAAAAATTATACTTGAATTTGGCATGCATGATTTCAAAGGCTTTGAGGCTTACAACATTGCTGGGTTAAGAGTCTCTTTAAAAAATCTTTTGGAGGCTATTATTGAGATTGCCGGCAAAGGGAGATACGTAGTGAAATCATTTCCGGATGCTATAAGACATATTGATACAGGGGAAGCAGAATTTTCCGACAGTAAAATTAAAAATAAGGTTGGAGGATTTGAATTGCATGATTTAAAAAAATCATTGACCAATACTATAAAGTATTTTGAAAAACAGATAAGCACGGAAGGGCGCGATGATCTGGCGGTGTGA
- a CDS encoding DegT/DnrJ/EryC1/StrS family aminotransferase gives MIWRCDLKSQYKKYKKEIDAAIKKVLISGRYTLGEQVELFEEEFSGYLGCKHTIGVGNATDGLILSLKALGIGEGDEVVTTPFTAIPTISAIIAAGAKPVFADIDEKTFLIDIERIPDFITHKTKAVVPVHIFGNVVDVKKLRSLIPPNIPIIEDAAQAHGSKIGNILAGTIGDIGVFSFYPTKNLGCYGDGGAVVTNNSEIAGRIKLMRMYGMIDKDRIIINGINSRLDELQAAILRKKLKHLDEMNGLRNRIAKKYREGLDERHFSFQHIPDNVFCNYHVFSMCIGGRRDEMMDYLEKCKIQTNVYYHVPLHLQEANRYLGYSRGNLPKTEKLCSEIIALPMYPELTEQAVKKVIRTINLFVDKS, from the coding sequence ATGATCTGGCGGTGTGATTTAAAATCTCAATATAAGAAATACAAGAAGGAGATAGATGCGGCTATAAAGAAAGTTCTTATATCAGGCCGGTATACGCTGGGAGAGCAAGTAGAACTTTTTGAAGAGGAGTTTTCCGGCTACCTGGGCTGTAAACATACAATAGGCGTTGGAAATGCTACGGACGGACTGATATTGTCGCTAAAAGCGTTAGGGATAGGAGAGGGCGATGAAGTTGTAACAACTCCATTTACGGCTATTCCTACTATTTCCGCAATTATCGCAGCAGGGGCAAAGCCGGTTTTTGCGGACATTGATGAGAAAACATTTTTAATTGATATAGAACGGATTCCTGATTTCATTACGCATAAAACAAAAGCAGTAGTCCCCGTGCATATTTTCGGCAATGTGGTTGACGTTAAAAAATTGAGATCGCTTATTCCACCAAATATTCCGATAATTGAAGACGCCGCGCAGGCTCACGGCAGCAAGATCGGGAATATTCTGGCAGGCACTATAGGAGATATAGGGGTTTTTAGCTTTTATCCGACTAAAAATTTGGGCTGTTACGGTGACGGCGGGGCGGTAGTTACCAATAACTCTGAAATTGCGGGAAGGATAAAACTTATGCGGATGTATGGAATGATAGATAAGGATAGGATTATAATAAACGGAATAAATTCCAGGTTAGACGAACTGCAGGCGGCGATCCTGAGAAAAAAACTCAAACATCTGGATGAGATGAATGGCCTTCGCAACAGAATAGCAAAAAAATATAGAGAAGGCCTTGATGAGAGGCATTTCAGTTTTCAACATATCCCTGATAATGTGTTTTGTAATTACCATGTGTTTTCAATGTGCATAGGCGGCAGAAGAGATGAGATGATGGATTATCTGGAGAAATGCAAAATACAGACTAATGTATATTACCATGTCCCCTTGCATCTGCAGGAAGCAAATAGATATTTAGGTTATTCGCGCGGCAATTTGCCGAAGACCGAGAAATTGTGCAGCGAGATAATCGCATTGCCTATGTATCCGGAACTGACCGAACAAGCTGTTAAAAAGGTTATAAGAACTATAAACCTGTTTGTAGATAAATCTTGA
- a CDS encoding class I SAM-dependent methyltransferase, which translates to MDKKSLEDNFLYEQFYWWFLGRRKIVRNLIAKFFKKTDSAIALDIGCGTGIVLNDIREHAVPVGIDASEIAITLTKTRGHQNLLCADVCNLPFKDESFDLITTLGVLYNEGVKSDDAAIMESYRVLKKGGIIIIDEAAFNFLQSKHNISVGGVRRYRRSQLINKCKKCGFEILKASYWNMIMLPVFYLVVKLENKFMRQYAKLAGIPKTLNSILKAYLYLEAFLLKYINLPFGPSVIIVGRK; encoded by the coding sequence TTGGATAAGAAAAGTTTAGAAGATAATTTTTTGTATGAACAGTTTTACTGGTGGTTTCTTGGAAGGAGGAAAATTGTTCGTAATCTTATTGCCAAGTTTTTTAAGAAAACGGATAGTGCAATTGCTTTAGATATCGGATGTGGAACGGGAATTGTCCTGAACGATATTAGGGAACATGCTGTGCCCGTGGGTATAGATGCTTCGGAAATTGCAATAACTCTCACCAAGACGAGAGGACATCAGAACTTGCTCTGCGCCGACGTATGTAACCTGCCCTTCAAAGATGAATCCTTTGACCTGATAACAACATTAGGTGTCTTATACAACGAGGGTGTCAAGAGTGATGATGCAGCCATAATGGAATCGTACAGAGTGCTAAAAAAAGGAGGCATTATTATTATTGACGAAGCAGCGTTCAATTTTTTACAGTCAAAACATAATATCAGCGTAGGCGGGGTTAGGAGATATAGGCGCAGTCAATTGATTAATAAATGTAAGAAATGCGGTTTCGAGATTTTGAAGGCTTCTTATTGGAATATGATTATGTTGCCTGTGTTTTATTTAGTTGTAAAGTTAGAGAATAAATTCATGAGACAATATGCAAAGTTGGCAGGTATTCCCAAGACTCTCAATAGTATTTTAAAGGCATATTTATATCTTGAGGCGTTCCTGTTAAAATACATAAATTTGCCTTTTGGGCCATCCGTAATTATAGTGGGCAGGAAATGA
- a CDS encoding glycosyltransferase family 2 protein, which translates to MKIDSELSISCIIPMYNEEDNVAEIISRAEDVFKKLLMNYEIIIIESGSTDGTWQRINEIIKDRGNVYAFHQERREGMGSALRLGYAKCRKDLICHLEADSPFDTEYFRKAIPILLENDCVIGYRIGAKERKFRWSYYNMNKKGAFIRQLYHIGYKLLLKVFFGLDVRDVNFSFKIFKRSHIQELDLISNGWFIDAEIILELRRKGILPVEMPIEYIDRTAGKSTVSLYTPVHMVYEMLKYKKAVKSRREAD; encoded by the coding sequence ATGAAAATAGATAGCGAATTGTCAATATCCTGCATTATCCCCATGTATAACGAAGAGGATAATGTCGCAGAAATTATCAGCCGGGCTGAGGATGTATTTAAAAAGCTTTTGATGAATTACGAAATAATAATAATTGAGAGCGGCAGCACAGACGGGACATGGCAGAGGATTAACGAGATTATAAAAGACCGGGGAAATGTTTATGCATTTCATCAGGAAAGAAGAGAAGGCATGGGCTCAGCCCTAAGATTGGGTTATGCCAAATGCCGGAAGGATTTGATATGTCATCTGGAAGCCGACAGCCCGTTTGATACTGAATATTTCAGGAAGGCTATTCCTATACTTTTGGAAAACGACTGTGTGATAGGATATAGAATTGGCGCAAAAGAAAGAAAATTCAGATGGTCGTATTATAATATGAACAAAAAAGGGGCATTCATCAGGCAGCTATATCATATAGGCTATAAGTTACTTTTAAAGGTTTTTTTTGGCTTAGATGTGCGGGATGTAAATTTTTCTTTTAAGATTTTCAAGCGAAGTCATATCCAAGAATTAGATTTAATCTCAAATGGATGGTTTATTGATGCAGAGATAATATTGGAACTGAGGAGAAAAGGCATCTTGCCTGTTGAAATGCCTATTGAATATATTGATAGAACTGCGGGGAAATCTACGGTGAGTTTATATACTCCAGTTCATATGGTATATGAAATGTTAAAATACAAAAAGGCCGTTAAAAGCAGGCGAGAGGCGGATTAG
- a CDS encoding cobalamin B12-binding domain-containing protein codes for MTDVVFIRIYHSLDEEFGYLSKFGYIELTNGLCWLAAVVKQNGYNAEIIDALALRLSNDDVIALIKEKNPKYVGITACTLDIFGASDLAQKVKSVRPDIITILGGPHITAVPLETMELFPAIDIGVIGEGESTIIDLLNSLGKSGMTGLSGLQGLAYRDGDKVTVTQRRDFIMDIDTLPLPAWDLLPDIRKYYFAPPWTMHSGRTATIITSRGCPFQCIYCDRKVFGNKMRLHSAGYVLDMIKTMHFKYGICHFRIADDNFIGHKGRLREICNQIIEEKLPITWSCLARVDSIDPDSLRLMKKAGCWSIAFGVETGSQKIHDFEKKKVTLEKIEQAVKITRKAGIKTISFNIIGHPLETIETIKETIKFNKKIKVDDFKTQFMIPFPGTELYQIAEKYGTFDRDWKKMSVFREPIFIPHGLTKEELIQWNKKAFWSFYLRPRIIFKYLTQIRSLQELKVIMIGGLTLIGWKIKELFHKK; via the coding sequence ATGACGGATGTTGTTTTTATAAGGATTTATCATTCGCTGGATGAAGAATTCGGCTATTTGTCAAAATTCGGTTATATTGAATTGACAAACGGGTTATGCTGGCTTGCGGCGGTTGTCAAACAAAATGGTTATAATGCGGAAATCATAGATGCCCTTGCCCTGCGATTAAGCAATGATGATGTTATTGCACTGATAAAAGAGAAGAATCCGAAGTATGTCGGAATAACAGCGTGCACTTTAGATATTTTTGGAGCTTCAGATTTAGCTCAAAAAGTAAAAAGTGTCAGGCCTGATATTATCACTATTTTAGGAGGCCCTCATATAACTGCGGTCCCTCTCGAAACAATGGAGCTATTCCCTGCTATAGATATTGGTGTTATAGGAGAAGGCGAGAGTACTATAATAGACCTGTTGAATTCACTTGGAAAGAGCGGCATGACGGGACTCTCAGGTCTTCAGGGCCTCGCTTACCGTGATGGTGATAAAGTCACCGTTACTCAACGCAGGGATTTTATTATGGATATCGATACCCTGCCGCTTCCGGCATGGGATCTGCTTCCTGATATAAGAAAATACTATTTTGCCCCGCCTTGGACTATGCACAGCGGGAGAACCGCCACTATTATTACTTCGCGCGGATGTCCTTTCCAATGTATCTATTGTGATAGAAAGGTCTTTGGCAATAAAATGAGACTCCATAGCGCTGGTTATGTTCTGGACATGATAAAGACGATGCATTTTAAATATGGTATCTGTCATTTCAGGATAGCAGATGACAATTTTATCGGACACAAAGGAAGGCTGAGGGAGATATGCAATCAAATCATAGAGGAGAAATTACCCATTACATGGTCTTGTCTGGCAAGAGTTGATTCGATTGACCCTGATTCTCTCCGTCTGATGAAAAAAGCAGGCTGCTGGTCCATTGCCTTTGGTGTTGAAACGGGCTCGCAAAAGATTCATGATTTTGAGAAAAAAAAGGTGACGCTTGAAAAGATAGAGCAGGCTGTAAAGATAACCAGAAAAGCCGGGATTAAAACTATTTCTTTTAATATAATAGGGCATCCCCTTGAAACCATAGAGACTATTAAGGAGACTATCAAGTTCAATAAAAAAATAAAGGTGGATGATTTTAAAACCCAGTTTATGATTCCATTCCCCGGTACCGAGCTGTATCAAATTGCCGAGAAATACGGTACATTTGATAGAGACTGGAAGAAGATGAGTGTGTTCAGAGAACCGATTTTTATTCCCCACGGCCTCACCAAGGAAGAATTGATACAATGGAATAAAAAAGCATTTTGGAGCTTCTATCTACGGCCAAGAATCATTTTTAAATATCTTACCCAGATTCGCAGTCTGCAGGAACTGAAAGTAATCATGATAGGCGGGCTAACCCTAATTGGCTGGAAAATTAAAGAGTTGTTTCATAAAAAATAG
- a CDS encoding GDP-mannose 4,6-dehydratase — MDLNSKTVLITGADGFIGSHLTERLVRECGKVKALSQYNSFNYWGWLESIDCLNDIEVLKGDVRDPHYCMGILKNVDVVFHLAALIAIPYSYQACGSYVDTNIKGTLNICHAAVESGCQKLIHTSTSEVYGTARYVPIDENHPKQAQSPYSATKIAADALAESFHRSFNLPLVIARPFNTYGPRQSARAVIPTVIIQLLNGQREIKLGALHPTRDFVFVKDTVEGFIEIAKSDNVIGEEINIATQTEISIADIAGKLIEMINPGAAILKENHRVRPGKSEVERLLGDNTKIKSLTKWSPAVTLEQGLRETVGWFSLKENLRLYKSAIYNM, encoded by the coding sequence ATGGATTTAAATTCAAAAACGGTTCTGATAACAGGAGCGGACGGCTTTATAGGTTCGCATTTAACCGAAAGACTCGTTCGGGAATGCGGAAAGGTCAAAGCATTGTCTCAATATAATTCTTTTAATTACTGGGGATGGCTTGAGAGCATTGACTGCCTGAATGATATTGAAGTTCTTAAGGGGGATGTGAGGGACCCTCATTATTGTATGGGCATTCTTAAAAATGTAGATGTAGTATTTCATCTTGCCGCTTTAATAGCAATCCCCTATTCGTATCAGGCATGCGGCAGTTATGTTGATACCAATATCAAGGGCACGCTGAATATCTGTCATGCCGCTGTTGAAAGCGGATGTCAAAAACTCATTCACACCTCAACAAGCGAAGTATACGGGACGGCCAGATACGTGCCGATAGACGAAAACCATCCCAAACAGGCGCAATCCCCTTATTCAGCCACTAAGATTGCTGCCGACGCATTGGCTGAATCGTTTCACCGGAGTTTTAATTTGCCGCTTGTCATTGCAAGGCCCTTTAATACATACGGGCCCAGGCAATCTGCCAGGGCTGTCATCCCAACAGTCATCATACAGCTTCTGAACGGCCAGAGAGAGATAAAACTCGGGGCGCTGCATCCGACGAGAGACTTCGTTTTTGTTAAGGATACTGTTGAAGGATTTATCGAAATAGCGAAATCAGATAATGTCATAGGCGAAGAAATCAATATTGCAACGCAGACAGAGATATCCATAGCCGATATTGCAGGGAAACTTATAGAGATGATTAACCCTGGCGCCGCGATATTGAAGGAAAATCACAGGGTCAGGCCGGGGAAAAGCGAAGTGGAACGATTACTTGGCGATAACACAAAAATCAAATCCCTCACCAAATGGTCGCCGGCTGTGACTTTAGAGCAGGGGCTCAGAGAAACTGTCGGATGGTTCTCGCTGAAGGAAAACCTGAGGCTGTACAAGTCGGCAATATATAACATGTAG
- a CDS encoding radical SAM protein, translating into MTVLRAKTIDLFRHEGLTAIQKKNSETNLSEIKANAVKLRSYPRRLVLELTNACNLNCIMCGRDEENFSYNFLNIEYLNRFKEIFECIEEVTLFGWGEPTLHPKFKDIVSFLNNYPVRKYFVTNGTTLKRITDYLFDYKIDIMAVSLDGAVAGTNDRIRRNSNFNNIVSDLKAIVQQRKKKKVSYPYINFVFTLMKSNLHELPDMVGLAHDIGIEEVKAVYLTAFGENLEKEVLRDSAVEVRSVFAETIRRGNELGVKIKLPYIEGEDIAGDKFHKDCFVGWRDFFVGCDGYVRPCQSISRKMFHVLKYEKFEDAWNSAEFADFRSAVNDPQAMWDECKRCYQSSHANWNRKSSFLQKGQKFAPEWKGGI; encoded by the coding sequence TTGACTGTTTTAAGGGCTAAAACTATAGATTTATTCAGGCATGAGGGATTAACCGCTATTCAAAAGAAAAACAGCGAAACAAATCTTTCTGAAATTAAGGCCAATGCCGTTAAGCTGCGTTCCTATCCGCGCAGACTTGTGTTAGAGCTTACAAATGCATGCAACCTAAACTGCATTATGTGCGGGAGAGACGAGGAAAACTTTTCTTATAATTTTTTGAATATAGAATATCTGAATAGATTTAAAGAGATTTTTGAATGCATAGAAGAGGTTACTTTATTCGGATGGGGGGAGCCGACCCTCCACCCCAAGTTTAAGGATATTGTAAGTTTTCTTAATAACTATCCGGTGCGAAAATATTTTGTTACTAACGGCACTACTTTAAAAAGAATTACGGATTATTTATTTGACTATAAAATTGATATTATGGCTGTAAGTCTTGATGGCGCTGTTGCGGGAACCAATGACAGGATCAGGAGGAACTCAAACTTTAATAATATTGTTTCTGACCTTAAAGCGATAGTTCAACAGAGGAAAAAGAAGAAAGTGAGCTATCCGTATATAAATTTTGTTTTCACGCTGATGAAAAGCAATCTTCACGAACTGCCCGATATGGTTGGGCTTGCTCACGATATAGGTATAGAAGAAGTAAAGGCGGTATATCTTACTGCCTTTGGTGAAAACCTTGAAAAAGAGGTACTCCGGGACAGCGCGGTAGAGGTTAGAAGTGTTTTTGCAGAAACAATAAGGAGAGGCAATGAATTAGGGGTTAAGATTAAACTGCCCTATATCGAGGGTGAAGATATTGCCGGCGACAAATTTCATAAAGACTGTTTTGTAGGGTGGCGTGATTTTTTTGTTGGCTGTGACGGGTATGTCAGGCCATGTCAATCCATATCAAGAAAGATGTTTCACGTCTTAAAATATGAAAAATTTGAAGATGCCTGGAACTCAGCTGAGTTTGCGGACTTTCGCTCTGCTGTAAATGACCCGCAGGCTATGTGGGATGAATGTAAGCGCTGCTATCAGTCCTCTCATGCAAACTGGAACAGAAAGTCGTCGTTTCTTCAAAAGGGGCAAAAATTTGCTCCGGAATGGAAAGGGGGAATATAA
- a CDS encoding dTDP-4-dehydrorhamnose 3,5-epimerase family protein gives MIEGVKITPLRQILDERGKVMHMLRCDASHFEKFGEIYFSFVHCGAIKGWHIHKKMTLNYAVPVGKIKLVLYDDRHDSPTRGELMEIFTGSENYQLITIPPLVWNGVKGIAEGTSVIANCATLPHDPQEIERLSPFDKKIPYDWNLKHG, from the coding sequence ATGATAGAAGGAGTGAAAATTACACCTTTAAGGCAGATACTTGATGAGCGGGGCAAGGTTATGCATATGCTTCGCTGCGATGCTTCTCATTTTGAAAAATTTGGCGAAATTTATTTTTCATTTGTTCATTGCGGGGCGATAAAGGGATGGCATATACATAAGAAGATGACTCTCAATTATGCTGTGCCGGTTGGGAAGATTAAATTAGTTCTTTATGACGACAGACATGACTCTCCGACGCGGGGAGAGTTGATGGAGATTTTTACAGGCTCTGAAAATTATCAATTAATCACAATTCCCCCGCTTGTTTGGAATGGAGTTAAGGGCATAGCAGAGGGGACCTCAGTAATTGCAAACTGCGCTACACTTCCGCACGACCCTCAAGAAATTGAGCGCCTAAGTCCATTTGACAAAAAGATACCTTATGACTGGAACCTGAAACACGGTTGA